The Allorhodopirellula heiligendammensis genome includes a window with the following:
- a CDS encoding cadherin domain-containing protein, which translates to MKRFTSTPLRDWLVGSRTDETASGLTPAARRRALARSVTGTSHRRAGKRRVQVEKLEARHLMAVVTGEVFLDANQDGLRQDDETGASDVRVYLDQNSNGTLDSSEPSTLSDVDGFYSFPTLVAGDYQVRVSPAPGFVQTSPSVTFGWNDTVVQDDSGDYFRAAQLFKVNADGEVQSIGQPTSNRMDGLVQIGDNSLIGIDTRSNEVFRVDPFTGERSRVAESNLDIVGGLAYDRVGNTVYTLVRGSADATNRVLARIDVNTARTTLIGNGYSGLSSVSDLVFDPVNRRVIGFDNSDDEFFAFDLNGVGRTVARASFTGIDANSMALATTDQLESVLPSGPRATSSYVWMFDADDNDRTATLLVEIPDAVPNIVETAVVRASIDVNEPVRPVALTRSAIGNNARDITLTQFESRNNVDFAIAPDVIGFRLVPSKPLTGAGSLGQEGATVVGGAIDEDFVEVTLNRQPASDVTLNLSLSSGLGGDPGVLLDVDQLTFTPDDWATPRRVRLTPDLANMVKVITPSTLTATVDAANSDPMFANLPAQTLPVRALPALDEGQFDSPVINEILVESRYSSDVSRTSDQYIELRGKPNEVLPAGTYFVVVEEYSSQLGQINTVIDLSGQSFGQNGFLVLLQGLNTYDIAVGANVLESDVSGFNGLPGGIFTSNQADGSLDAVLSDASYFLIQSDTPPVVNDDIDANNDGFIDADSPASDWDTYDAVAMHDFTLSETSYAPIIFVEDFGSGHPVVQRNSQGQTIVSFDGYGYVGRIGDSIGSDYDDWVSGSVQDVAAGSSGVDADAEGLLEFYGNEVSYPALFDHALDNLGGSNFVGGVRGRISLLPSNGDIANGTPPDTTLPAEGVTVFVDTNGNGIRDNILHVVEPDDAAPPFDISNPIPSDAEYSLTQEFDGVTITVDTIDGAFIDDDVVSRRQRVAGRSVGNRIFSDGAIDWFYSSRHLRFDFFRPISSASIDVINSSAFNFAYGRLDAYNAAGELVASSLSSAVSGTRRGTVTVSAPGEQIVRVEAYGDDSLNASSFLASFDSFSYLQPEPAAITDQNGIYEISGLFPGNYELAVAGTAEVANLLATSTHPFFITEYENYFFNSEFRPNTPPSFPDGENVVVTMDENPSVGSFVAAVNGFDADNSGLTYEFVGGNSAGLELVTLPDFTAEIRTTADADLDFETEPVRVLSVRATDEFGASATTRVTLQLNDINEAPVISDAELSVSEDAIAGSTTGTVIGRIDAIDPDADADQQLTYTVIPSTPDDFFENDGSSFFSVDELTGVVRLTAPLDFESTSLLVLRVRVSDNNATPGVTIADKIIRVSDENDPPQVVTTAFNVLESSTGELASLTVTDPDDGQNHTFQLVNPSSLISITPAGKVVLNPGQSLDFETAPRIQFDISVSDNGSPPLATTSTIVLNVQDVNEPAVLNRHSNQNSPASENQPGLVIATLSLVDPEGLNADYAFELAPSPSSDLFQFDPLTGRLQLADGVTLDYESAPLHDLTFEVVDRTGQLPTTTQPFRVYVGDVNEPAYVTTQKIFVSEVPNPGDEVGRIGVVDPDPGILGSSLSIEIIGGTAQQFFEFESASNAPHKPVSQLDPFLLKVRGDFSLAAFRAIDPATLDLQLRVSDGNSSTVQPVDVQIELNEVNEPPLFNQAILANTFDGERVVTGTTFRLTVPQNIAEDPEGDDFLLRIGQKVRDENGDLVLDDGGRVKLKLPSWLAFNPDTLELVGRPGSAVRGDVDLVIRALEVGPFPLSVDHEFTLPVSPLQNSVNPYDVTNDGEVTSLDALRIINFLNESSASVASNGSLSSDLVYLDVSGDGFVTDLDALQVINELNREVDNAAAPEPLPQPVAAGGSHDASLPVDDRLSSLDDQLTREQAVDAVLGQSSLF; encoded by the coding sequence ATGAAACGCTTCACTTCGACTCCATTGCGAGATTGGTTGGTTGGCTCTCGCACCGACGAAACTGCCAGTGGGCTTACCCCTGCGGCGCGTCGCCGGGCCTTGGCTCGATCGGTCACGGGCACCTCACATCGGCGTGCTGGGAAGCGACGGGTGCAGGTCGAAAAACTAGAGGCACGCCATCTGATGGCGGTTGTCACGGGAGAGGTTTTTCTCGATGCCAACCAAGACGGCCTGCGTCAGGACGATGAAACCGGTGCCTCGGACGTCCGTGTGTACTTGGATCAAAACTCCAATGGGACCTTGGACTCTTCCGAACCATCGACGTTGTCGGATGTCGACGGCTTCTATTCGTTTCCGACGCTGGTGGCGGGTGACTATCAAGTGCGGGTGAGCCCCGCGCCCGGATTTGTGCAAACATCGCCCTCAGTCACGTTCGGCTGGAACGACACGGTCGTTCAGGACGACAGTGGCGACTACTTCCGCGCCGCACAATTGTTCAAAGTCAACGCGGATGGCGAGGTGCAGTCGATTGGTCAGCCGACGAGCAATCGGATGGATGGGTTGGTTCAAATTGGTGACAATTCGCTGATCGGAATCGACACCCGCAGCAATGAGGTATTTCGAGTCGATCCGTTCACCGGTGAACGCTCGCGTGTGGCCGAATCCAATCTGGATATCGTCGGCGGCTTAGCATACGACCGGGTCGGCAACACCGTTTATACGCTGGTACGCGGCAGTGCCGACGCGACCAACCGCGTCCTTGCGCGGATTGATGTTAACACCGCACGGACGACGCTGATTGGTAACGGTTACTCAGGCCTGAGTTCGGTTAGCGACTTAGTATTCGACCCTGTCAATCGGCGCGTGATCGGATTTGACAACAGCGATGACGAGTTTTTTGCCTTTGACCTGAATGGTGTTGGGCGTACGGTCGCGCGGGCGAGTTTCACTGGCATCGATGCAAATTCCATGGCATTGGCGACGACCGACCAACTGGAGAGCGTTCTTCCAAGTGGGCCACGGGCGACATCATCCTATGTGTGGATGTTTGATGCCGACGACAACGATCGCACTGCGACGCTCCTGGTAGAGATTCCCGACGCAGTTCCCAACATCGTCGAGACGGCGGTGGTGAGGGCCTCGATTGACGTCAACGAGCCGGTTCGCCCGGTGGCACTGACGCGAAGCGCGATTGGCAACAATGCCCGCGACATCACGCTGACTCAGTTTGAATCTCGCAACAACGTTGATTTTGCGATCGCCCCCGATGTGATTGGGTTTCGTTTGGTGCCGAGTAAGCCCTTGACCGGGGCGGGCTCCCTCGGCCAAGAAGGCGCCACCGTGGTGGGTGGAGCAATCGACGAGGACTTTGTCGAAGTCACGTTGAATCGTCAGCCCGCCTCCGATGTGACACTCAATCTCTCGCTATCGAGTGGTTTGGGTGGTGATCCTGGCGTGTTGCTCGATGTTGACCAGCTGACATTCACGCCGGACGATTGGGCAACACCCCGCCGCGTGAGGTTGACGCCTGATCTCGCTAACATGGTCAAGGTGATCACGCCAAGTACCTTGACGGCGACAGTGGATGCGGCGAATTCGGATCCAATGTTCGCGAATCTGCCCGCTCAAACGTTGCCGGTGCGAGCCTTACCCGCACTCGACGAAGGGCAATTTGACTCGCCCGTAATCAATGAAATCTTGGTCGAAAGCCGCTACTCGTCCGACGTGTCGCGTACGTCGGACCAATATATTGAGCTCCGAGGAAAACCCAACGAAGTGCTGCCTGCGGGCACCTACTTCGTCGTCGTTGAAGAATATTCCAGCCAACTTGGTCAGATCAACACAGTCATCGACTTAAGCGGTCAGTCCTTTGGTCAAAACGGATTCCTGGTGCTTCTGCAGGGACTCAACACGTATGACATCGCTGTCGGGGCGAACGTGCTGGAGAGTGATGTGTCGGGATTCAATGGACTGCCCGGTGGGATTTTTACGAGCAATCAGGCTGACGGATCATTAGATGCTGTCCTCAGTGACGCCAGCTATTTCCTCATTCAGTCGGATACTCCCCCCGTCGTCAATGATGACATTGATGCCAACAATGATGGATTCATTGATGCTGACAGCCCGGCCTCCGATTGGGACACCTATGATGCCGTGGCGATGCATGATTTTACGTTGAGCGAGACATCCTATGCACCGATCATCTTTGTCGAAGATTTTGGTAGCGGTCACCCGGTCGTCCAGCGAAACAGCCAAGGTCAAACGATCGTCTCGTTTGATGGCTATGGGTACGTCGGCCGCATTGGAGATTCGATCGGTAGCGATTACGACGACTGGGTATCCGGCTCAGTGCAGGATGTCGCGGCAGGATCATCCGGCGTTGATGCCGACGCGGAGGGGCTGCTGGAATTTTATGGTAACGAGGTTTCTTATCCCGCTCTGTTCGATCATGCGCTCGATAACCTAGGCGGCAGTAATTTCGTGGGCGGTGTCCGGGGGAGGATTTCACTGCTGCCCTCCAACGGCGATATCGCCAATGGCACACCACCGGACACGACGCTGCCTGCCGAAGGTGTCACGGTGTTCGTGGACACCAATGGCAATGGTATTCGCGACAATATCCTGCATGTTGTTGAGCCCGACGATGCCGCGCCGCCCTTCGACATTAGCAATCCGATCCCGAGTGACGCCGAGTACTCATTAACGCAGGAGTTCGACGGAGTCACAATCACGGTCGATACGATCGATGGTGCCTTTATTGACGATGACGTGGTCTCACGTCGCCAACGTGTCGCCGGTCGCTCCGTCGGCAATCGCATTTTTAGCGACGGTGCGATTGATTGGTTCTACAGTTCCAGGCACCTGCGATTCGATTTCTTTCGCCCCATCAGCTCGGCCTCGATTGACGTTATTAATTCAAGTGCGTTTAATTTTGCGTATGGGCGGCTGGATGCGTACAACGCCGCTGGCGAGCTGGTGGCTAGTTCGCTCAGTTCCGCTGTCAGTGGTACTCGCCGGGGCACCGTCACGGTGTCTGCGCCCGGCGAGCAGATCGTGCGCGTCGAAGCTTATGGGGACGATAGTCTCAACGCGAGCTCGTTCCTGGCGAGTTTTGATTCGTTCAGTTACTTGCAACCCGAACCGGCCGCGATCACCGACCAGAATGGCATCTACGAGATCAGCGGTCTGTTCCCAGGTAACTACGAGCTTGCCGTTGCGGGCACTGCCGAAGTTGCCAACCTGCTCGCCACCTCGACGCACCCGTTTTTCATTACGGAGTATGAAAACTACTTTTTCAATAGTGAGTTTCGCCCCAACACCCCGCCCTCGTTTCCCGATGGCGAGAACGTGGTCGTCACTATGGACGAGAACCCATCAGTGGGCAGCTTCGTGGCGGCCGTCAACGGTTTCGATGCTGACAACAGCGGCTTGACGTACGAGTTTGTCGGCGGTAACAGCGCCGGATTGGAGTTGGTCACGCTACCGGACTTCACCGCCGAGATTCGTACGACCGCTGACGCTGATTTGGATTTTGAGACCGAGCCCGTTCGAGTGCTATCGGTCCGTGCGACGGACGAGTTCGGTGCCAGTGCAACAACTCGCGTGACACTGCAACTCAACGATATCAATGAAGCGCCGGTGATCTCCGACGCTGAACTCTCCGTCTCCGAAGACGCGATCGCGGGCTCCACGACCGGGACAGTGATCGGTCGCATCGATGCAATTGATCCCGACGCTGATGCGGATCAGCAGCTCACCTATACCGTGATTCCGAGTACCCCTGATGACTTCTTTGAAAACGACGGTTCGTCGTTCTTCTCGGTGGATGAGCTCACCGGCGTGGTTCGCTTGACCGCCCCACTGGATTTTGAATCCACCAGTTTGTTGGTGCTTCGCGTTCGTGTCAGTGATAATAATGCGACACCGGGGGTCACTATTGCTGACAAAATTATTCGTGTTTCGGATGAAAATGACCCGCCGCAGGTGGTCACAACGGCCTTTAACGTGCTTGAGTCATCGACCGGCGAGTTGGCGTCACTCACTGTCACGGATCCTGACGACGGTCAGAACCATACGTTCCAGCTCGTCAATCCAAGCTCTTTGATATCCATCACGCCAGCGGGCAAAGTTGTTCTCAACCCTGGGCAGAGTTTGGATTTTGAAACCGCGCCACGCATTCAGTTTGATATCTCGGTCAGTGATAACGGCAGTCCGCCACTGGCGACCACGTCGACGATTGTTTTGAATGTGCAAGACGTCAATGAGCCTGCAGTGCTCAATCGGCACAGCAATCAGAATAGTCCCGCGAGTGAAAACCAGCCTGGCCTGGTCATCGCGACACTGTCCCTTGTCGATCCAGAGGGTTTGAACGCCGATTACGCCTTCGAGCTTGCACCCAGTCCGAGCTCGGATCTGTTCCAGTTCGATCCACTGACCGGTCGCTTGCAACTAGCCGATGGCGTGACCCTTGATTACGAATCGGCACCGCTACACGACCTCACCTTCGAAGTCGTTGATCGGACCGGACAGCTGCCTACCACCACACAGCCCTTCCGTGTGTACGTGGGGGATGTGAACGAACCGGCCTACGTGACGACGCAGAAAATTTTTGTTTCCGAGGTGCCCAACCCTGGTGACGAAGTCGGACGCATCGGGGTCGTCGATCCCGATCCTGGTATCCTGGGTAGCAGTCTGTCGATCGAGATTATCGGTGGTACTGCGCAGCAGTTCTTTGAGTTTGAATCCGCGTCCAACGCACCCCACAAGCCGGTCTCTCAACTCGATCCATTTTTGTTGAAGGTACGCGGCGATTTTAGTCTCGCTGCCTTCAGAGCGATTGACCCGGCGACACTCGACCTGCAGCTACGCGTCTCCGATGGCAATAGCTCGACCGTCCAACCCGTCGATGTTCAGATCGAATTGAACGAAGTCAACGAGCCTCCGTTATTCAATCAAGCCATACTTGCGAATACCTTTGATGGGGAACGCGTCGTGACCGGTACTACATTCCGGTTGACCGTTCCGCAGAACATTGCGGAGGATCCTGAGGGCGACGATTTTCTACTGCGAATCGGTCAAAAGGTTCGCGACGAGAATGGTGATTTGGTTCTCGATGATGGCGGGCGAGTAAAATTAAAGCTGCCCAGTTGGCTGGCGTTCAATCCCGATACGCTTGAGTTGGTCGGCCGGCCTGGCAGTGCGGTTCGCGGTGACGTCGATCTCGTCATCCGGGCCCTGGAAGTCGGCCCATTTCCGCTATCGGTCGATCACGAGTTCACTCTGCCGGTTTCACCACTGCAAAATTCGGTGAATCCCTACGACGTGACCAATGACGGCGAAGTAACATCACTCGATGCACTCCGAATTATCAACTTCCTCAACGAATCCAGTGCTTCGGTTGCCTCCAACGGAAGTCTTTCGAGTGATTTGGTGTACCTCGATGTCTCAGGCGATGGATTCGTTACCGATCTCGATGCGCTGCAAGTGATCAACGAACTCAATCGAGAGGTTGATAATGCGGCAGCACCTGAACCGTTGCCGCAGCCGGTTGCTGCGGGTGGTTCTCATGATGCATCACTGCCTGTTGACGATCGGTTATCATCTCTTGATGATCAGCTCACGCGTGAACAGGCCGTCGACGCGGTACTCGGTCAGTCCAGTCTGTTCTAA
- a CDS encoding ThuA domain-containing protein has product MKLSLPWLLSIAVLSLLGSSVATAEEAATGSSPLKVLLVAGGCCHDYETQSKLLKEGIESRMNAEVTVAFNPDHTTRATFEIYESDDWAEGYDVVVHDECSADVTDKAYVQRILAAHRNGTPAVNLHCAMHSYRWGDFRDPVEPGADNAGWYEMIGLQSTGHGPKFPIEVNFTENPITRGLENWTTINEELYNNVRVFDGTTALASGKQTVPPNKAQLKKNPDAKGKVAESVVVWTSEYGPNKTKIFSTTLGHQNETVADARYMDLVVRGLLWSTGNLTKEGEPAAAVLK; this is encoded by the coding sequence ATGAAACTCTCTCTTCCCTGGCTGCTCTCGATCGCCGTTCTGTCATTGCTCGGTTCGAGCGTCGCCACCGCTGAGGAGGCGGCCACTGGCTCATCTCCCCTGAAGGTGCTGCTGGTGGCAGGCGGCTGTTGTCACGATTACGAGACTCAGTCAAAGCTGCTCAAAGAGGGTATTGAGTCACGGATGAACGCTGAAGTGACCGTCGCGTTCAATCCTGACCATACGACGCGAGCGACATTTGAAATCTACGAATCCGACGATTGGGCGGAAGGGTACGACGTTGTCGTGCACGATGAGTGCTCAGCCGATGTGACCGACAAAGCCTATGTTCAGCGGATCCTCGCGGCCCATCGAAACGGTACACCGGCGGTGAACCTACACTGCGCCATGCACAGCTATCGCTGGGGAGATTTTCGAGATCCTGTCGAACCCGGTGCTGACAACGCGGGTTGGTACGAGATGATCGGATTGCAGTCGACCGGCCACGGCCCCAAATTTCCAATCGAGGTGAACTTCACCGAAAACCCGATTACCCGAGGCCTCGAAAACTGGACGACGATCAACGAAGAGTTATACAACAACGTTCGTGTTTTCGACGGTACGACAGCGCTGGCATCTGGCAAGCAAACGGTTCCTCCTAATAAAGCACAGCTTAAGAAAAACCCAGACGCAAAGGGCAAAGTGGCCGAGTCTGTTGTCGTGTGGACGAGCGAATACGGCCCGAACAAGACCAAAATCTTCAGCACCACGCTGGGCCATCAAAACGAAACCGTCGCGGATGCCAGGTACATGGACCTCGTTGTACGTGGATTGCTTTGGTCAACGGGAAACCTGACCAAAGAGGGCGAACCAGCCGCCGCAGTCTTGAAATAG
- a CDS encoding DUF1501 domain-containing protein, with protein MNSDFDDHRLHLTRRRFFGRSASGIGIAAMASILGGDRGLAAGPSGSPPEIPPPTGTLRDYHVPPKAKRVIYLFQSGAPSQQELFDNKPALQQYEGKDLRDYVDMNQRITGMTAGQQSFPLAGSRYQFEKHGECGMELGSELLPHIATLADDMCLIRSMHTEAINHDPAMTFFQSGNQLPGRPSLGSWLHYGLGTLNNNLPTFITMVSRGTGRPNCQPLYDRLWGSGFLPSNYAGVKLMSVGDPVLYLSNPEGFDGTARRRMLDDLAKLNQAKLDEFADPEISTRIKQYELAYRMQTSVPELTEFSDEPQHVLDSYGPDVMKRGTYAYNCLLARRLAERDVRFVQLFHMGWDQHFTLPKQLPGQCRDTDQPTRALINDLKQRGMLDDTLVVWGGEFGRTSYCQGALNAETYGRDHHPRCFSLWMTGAGIKRGLTYGATDELCYNITENPVHVHDLHATMLHLLGIDHERLTYRFQGRDFRLTDVHGSVVNDILA; from the coding sequence ATGAATTCTGACTTCGACGATCATCGTCTCCACCTCACGCGCCGCCGGTTCTTTGGTCGCTCGGCATCCGGTATTGGTATTGCAGCCATGGCCTCGATACTCGGGGGCGATCGAGGACTGGCGGCTGGACCGAGCGGCTCACCACCGGAGATACCACCGCCGACAGGGACGTTACGTGATTATCATGTTCCGCCCAAAGCGAAACGAGTGATTTATCTGTTTCAAAGTGGCGCTCCGTCGCAGCAAGAATTGTTTGACAATAAACCTGCTCTGCAACAATACGAGGGCAAGGACCTTCGCGACTACGTGGACATGAACCAGCGTATTACCGGTATGACTGCCGGGCAGCAGTCATTCCCGCTGGCAGGGAGTCGCTATCAGTTTGAAAAACACGGCGAATGCGGGATGGAACTCGGCAGCGAGTTATTGCCGCATATCGCCACTCTCGCTGATGACATGTGCTTGATCCGATCGATGCATACCGAAGCGATCAATCACGATCCCGCGATGACCTTCTTTCAATCTGGCAACCAGCTTCCCGGGCGACCGAGCCTGGGATCTTGGTTGCACTATGGTCTTGGGACGCTTAATAACAATCTCCCTACATTCATCACGATGGTGTCGCGGGGAACGGGGCGTCCGAACTGCCAACCGCTCTATGATCGATTGTGGGGCAGCGGTTTTTTGCCATCCAACTACGCCGGTGTCAAATTGATGAGTGTTGGAGACCCGGTGCTCTACCTGAGCAATCCGGAAGGCTTCGATGGCACAGCACGCCGCCGGATGCTCGACGATCTGGCCAAGCTCAATCAAGCAAAACTCGATGAGTTCGCCGACCCTGAAATCAGCACGAGGATCAAGCAGTACGAGCTCGCGTATCGCATGCAAACCTCAGTGCCTGAGCTAACCGAGTTTTCCGATGAGCCTCAGCATGTCCTCGATAGCTACGGCCCGGATGTCATGAAGCGGGGCACGTACGCCTACAACTGCCTGCTCGCCCGGCGACTCGCTGAGCGCGACGTACGATTCGTGCAACTGTTCCACATGGGCTGGGACCAGCATTTTACATTGCCGAAACAGCTGCCTGGGCAGTGCCGCGACACGGATCAGCCGACGCGGGCGTTGATCAATGATTTAAAACAACGCGGCATGCTGGACGACACGCTCGTGGTCTGGGGTGGAGAGTTCGGGCGAACATCGTATTGCCAGGGCGCACTGAACGCCGAGACCTACGGCCGTGATCACCACCCCCGCTGCTTTTCATTGTGGATGACAGGTGCTGGGATCAAACGCGGCTTGACCTACGGAGCGACTGACGAGCTCTGCTACAACATTACCGAAAACCCAGTTCACGTACATGATTTGCACGCGACGATGCTACACTTGCTCGGCATCGACCACGAGCGTTTAACCTATCGTTTTCAAGGCCGTGACTTTCGCTTGACGGATGTGCACGGCAGTGTCGTCAACGATATTCTTGCATGA
- a CDS encoding PSD1 and planctomycete cytochrome C domain-containing protein, with product MLRFSAATFLFTMAWTSMFVRIAAAEPQVETATIDFSRQVQPILSDRCFPCHGPDVDNQDSAFRADTKENLFADLGGYAAVVPGNLEASELHARIHASDPDDQMPPADSNRVLTDADKRILDAWIEQGAPYAKHWAFTTPKRESPPTEVFQQQVNTPWAPETRSRWTEHPIDAFVAQRLMEANLSPSPPADPATLLRRAALTLTGMLPPQGLQERYLANPTDEAYAAAVDELLSSMAYAERQSLRWLDASRYADTDGYQNDAGRTNWPYRDWVTQAFYENMPFDQFTILQIAGDMLPDATDSQRLATAFNRNHRQNAEGGALAEEFFVENVIDRVETTATVWLGLTAGCARCHDHKFDPISQREFFSLYAYFNNIGERGIGPGTKANPTMQAYSPLANVPDDLLAKREAAENSIAAARRTLDQRMEAWRQSVAADINEESAEWTVGKIGAHEVLGQGRLDKNDDQSLLFTGSDSREVTYRVDLDAADQPVSAIMIEALPDDRFAKPRQLAPSVNGNFVLTDWKILLNEQPVELASIAASFEQPGYPITNAIDDDPKTGWAVHGGETKPSPVQAVVQLASPITVQASDEFTVQLYFGSNFAGHSIGKLQVKLSKSPGGGLPRTLGLDEKTWAAIRKPLEKQSNRDRKQIQSHYEKIDEPLRAAIAEKAAVEKEFIDRGFTRATVMVMDEQEGERTPAYLLERGAYDAPDESNPLPRGVPKVLLASDASPQPKDRLELAKWLVSPENPLTARVIVNRMWQDHFGTGLVKTTEDFGLQSEQPSHPELLDYLAFQFIESGWDMRAMHRMIMTSQTYRQSSHTNEKLNSIDPQNRLLARGPRYRGDGFMIRDVALQASGLLSKKLGGPSVKPYQPDGLWAVVAANVGTEYKIDAGEDLYRKSMYSYWKRAVNPPRQTIFDAGGREVCNVRVRRTNTPLQSLVLMNDPTFIEAARHLAENALQNPDTEGRDRLANMYQQALAHPANDNTLDVLEDNLSYFREYYASRPEQAASLISVGESPRDESLDASEHAALTATAHLIMNLDEFICIE from the coding sequence ATGCTTCGATTTTCTGCTGCTACGTTCCTGTTCACAATGGCGTGGACATCAATGTTCGTGCGAATCGCCGCAGCAGAACCGCAGGTCGAGACGGCGACAATCGACTTCAGTCGCCAAGTCCAACCGATCCTTTCGGACCGCTGCTTTCCCTGTCATGGGCCGGACGTCGATAACCAGGACTCTGCATTCCGCGCTGATACGAAAGAGAACCTGTTCGCGGATCTCGGCGGCTATGCTGCGGTCGTGCCCGGCAATCTCGAGGCCAGTGAACTGCATGCTCGGATTCATGCATCCGACCCCGACGACCAAATGCCGCCTGCCGACAGCAACCGGGTCCTCACCGACGCCGACAAGCGCATTCTCGATGCATGGATCGAACAGGGCGCTCCCTACGCGAAACATTGGGCGTTCACGACGCCCAAACGGGAAAGTCCGCCGACGGAGGTATTCCAGCAGCAGGTGAATACTCCGTGGGCACCAGAGACGCGGTCACGGTGGACGGAGCATCCGATCGATGCGTTTGTAGCCCAGCGATTGATGGAAGCGAATTTGTCTCCCTCGCCCCCCGCTGATCCGGCAACGCTGTTGCGACGGGCTGCATTGACGTTGACGGGGATGCTGCCACCGCAAGGTTTGCAGGAGCGTTACCTGGCTAACCCCACCGATGAAGCATACGCAGCCGCCGTTGATGAACTGCTCAGTTCGATGGCCTATGCTGAACGGCAAAGTTTGCGGTGGCTCGATGCCTCGCGTTACGCTGACACGGACGGGTACCAGAATGACGCTGGACGCACCAATTGGCCATACCGAGACTGGGTCACCCAAGCGTTCTACGAAAACATGCCGTTCGACCAATTCACAATCCTGCAGATCGCAGGCGACATGCTACCTGACGCTACCGATTCCCAGCGTCTGGCGACCGCATTCAACCGCAATCACCGTCAAAACGCGGAAGGGGGCGCGCTCGCCGAGGAGTTTTTCGTTGAAAACGTAATCGATCGCGTGGAAACAACCGCCACGGTTTGGCTAGGACTCACCGCAGGCTGCGCACGGTGTCATGACCACAAGTTTGACCCCATTAGCCAACGAGAATTCTTTTCACTCTACGCGTATTTCAACAACATTGGCGAGCGGGGTATCGGCCCGGGCACGAAAGCCAATCCCACGATGCAGGCGTACTCACCACTGGCCAACGTTCCCGACGACTTGCTCGCCAAACGAGAAGCTGCTGAAAACTCGATTGCCGCGGCACGCCGCACCCTCGACCAGCGGATGGAAGCGTGGCGGCAATCGGTGGCCGCTGACATCAATGAGGAGTCCGCCGAGTGGACGGTCGGAAAAATTGGCGCACACGAAGTGCTTGGTCAGGGACGGCTGGACAAGAACGACGACCAGTCGCTGCTGTTCACAGGCAGCGATTCTCGCGAGGTAACCTACCGCGTTGACCTCGATGCGGCTGACCAACCGGTCTCGGCGATCATGATTGAAGCATTGCCGGACGACCGTTTCGCAAAACCACGCCAACTCGCTCCGAGCGTCAATGGAAACTTCGTCCTGACCGATTGGAAGATCCTGCTCAATGAGCAACCGGTGGAACTTGCCTCCATCGCAGCAAGTTTTGAACAACCGGGATATCCCATTACCAATGCCATTGATGACGACCCCAAGACGGGCTGGGCGGTACACGGGGGCGAAACAAAGCCATCGCCCGTCCAGGCGGTCGTGCAGCTTGCCTCGCCGATCACCGTGCAGGCGTCAGACGAATTTACCGTCCAGCTGTATTTTGGCAGTAACTTTGCCGGTCACTCCATCGGCAAGCTCCAAGTGAAGTTATCGAAGTCACCCGGTGGCGGACTCCCCAGGACACTCGGTTTGGACGAAAAGACATGGGCGGCCATTCGCAAGCCTCTCGAGAAGCAGTCCAATCGGGATCGCAAGCAAATTCAGTCTCACTACGAAAAGATCGACGAGCCACTGCGTGCGGCCATTGCTGAAAAAGCGGCTGTGGAAAAGGAATTCATCGATCGTGGCTTCACCCGTGCCACCGTGATGGTGATGGACGAGCAGGAGGGCGAGCGGACACCTGCCTACCTGCTAGAGCGTGGGGCGTACGACGCGCCCGATGAATCCAATCCGTTGCCGCGCGGGGTTCCCAAGGTTCTGCTGGCGAGTGACGCCTCTCCGCAACCCAAAGATCGCCTGGAACTCGCCAAATGGTTGGTCTCTCCCGAAAATCCGCTGACCGCGAGAGTGATCGTCAATCGCATGTGGCAAGACCATTTCGGTACCGGCTTGGTCAAGACGACCGAAGACTTTGGCTTGCAGAGCGAACAACCCAGCCATCCCGAACTACTGGATTATTTGGCGTTCCAGTTCATCGAGTCGGGCTGGGACATGCGCGCCATGCACCGCATGATTATGACCAGTCAGACCTATCGACAATCATCGCACACCAATGAAAAGCTCAATTCGATCGACCCCCAAAATCGATTGCTCGCCAGAGGGCCTCGTTATCGCGGTGACGGGTTCATGATCCGGGACGTCGCCCTGCAAGCCAGTGGACTGTTATCGAAAAAGCTGGGCGGCCCATCCGTCAAGCCGTACCAACCCGATGGGTTGTGGGCGGTCGTCGCAGCGAATGTGGGGACGGAATACAAGATTGATGCCGGCGAGGATCTCTATCGGAAGAGCATGTACTCCTATTGGAAGCGTGCGGTGAACCCGCCCCGCCAAACAATTTTTGACGCAGGAGGCCGCGAAGTTTGCAATGTTCGGGTGCGTCGCACCAATACGCCACTGCAGTCACTCGTGTTGATGAACGATCCCACGTTCATTGAAGCGGCGCGACACTTGGCCGAGAACGCTTTGCAAAATCCTGATACGGAAGGTCGCGATCGATTGGCGAACATGTACCAGCAAGCATTGGCTCATCCGGCAAATGACAACACTCTCGACGTGCTTGAAGACAACCTGAGTTACTTTCGCGAGTACTATGCATCGCGGCCCGAACAAGCAGCAAGTTTAATCTCAGTGGGTGAATCTCCTCGTGACGAATCGCTCGATGCCAGTGAACATGCCGCGCTGACCGCCACCGCACACCTGATCATGAACTTGGACGAGTTCATCTGTATTGAATAG